The proteins below come from a single Zea mays cultivar B73 chromosome 8, Zm-B73-REFERENCE-NAM-5.0, whole genome shotgun sequence genomic window:
- the LOC103637166 gene encoding ATP synthase subunit gamma, chloroplastic gives GATGAAVYVDATEDELFRLTTKEGKFTVEREKVKIEMQHFSPVVQFEQDPVQILDTLLPLYLNSQLLRALQESLASELTARMSAMSSATDNAIKLHKNLSRRSILLLGRSR, from the coding sequence GGAGCCACCGGCGCCGCCGTCTACGTGGACGCCACCGAGGACGAGCTCTTCCGCCTCACCACCAAGGAGGGGAAGTTCACCGTGGAGCGCGAGAAGGTGAAGATCGAGATGCAGCACTTCTCCCCCGTGGTGCAGTTCGAGCAGGACCCCGTGCAGATCCTAGACACGCTGCTCCCGCTCTACCTCAATAGCCAGCTCCTCCGTGCCCTGCAGGAGTCGCTCGCTAGCGAGCTCACCGCCCGGATGAGCGCCATGAGCAGCGCCACCGACAATGCCATCAAGCTCCACAAGAACCTCTCCCGCAGATCGATCCTGCTGCTGG